In Paracoccus contaminans, the genomic stretch CGCTGGTGCTGACGGCCATCGTCATCTCGTTCGGGATGACGGCGGTCGTGGTGCTGATGGCGCTCGGCGCCTTTCTGGAAGGGGGCGACGACCGGGTGGACCTGCCCCGGCGCGAACGGGGCGGAGCGGACCGATGAACCACTGGCTGATCGCGCCCGTCGTGCTGCCGGCCTTTGTCGGCTCGCTGATCGTGCTGGGCATGCGCCATGACCTGGTCCTGCAACGCGTTGCCTCGATTGCGGCCACGGCGCTGCAACTGGCCATCGCCGTCTGCCTGATGGTGCAGGCGATGGACGGGACGGTGCAGGTCTATCGGCTGGGCAACTGGGCCGCGCCCTTCGGCATCGTGCTGATGCTGGACAGGCTGGCGGCGCTGATGCTGGTGCTGACGGCGGGGCTGGCGCTGGTGGTGCAGCTCTACGCCCTCGGCTCGGGCTGGGATCGCAAGGGCTGGCATTTCCATGCGCTGTGGCAGTTCCAGCTGATGGGCCTGTCCGGCGCCTTCCTGACCGGAGACGCCTTCAACCTGTTCGTGTTCTTCGAGATCCTGCTGATCGCCAGCTATGGGCTGATGATCCACGGGGGGGCGATCTGCGGCTGCGCGCCGGGGTGCAGTATGTCGTCTACAACCTTGCCGGATCGTCGCTGTTCCTGGCGGCGCTGGGAACCATCTATGCCGTGACCGGCACCCTGAACATGGCCGACCTGTCGGTGCGCGTCGCGCAGATGCCCGCCACCGACACCGCGCTGCTCAGGGTGGGGGCGGTGCTGCTGATGCTGGTCTTTGCCATCAAGGCGGCGCTGGTGCCGCTGCATTTCTGGCTGCCGGCGACCTATGCCCGCGCGCCCGGCCCGGTCGCCGCGCTGTTTGCGATCATGACCAAGGTCGGGGTCTATGCGATCATCCGCTTCTTCACCCTCGTCTTTCCCGCCGACAGCGTGATCGAACGCTTCGGCGCCGATCTGCTGCTGCCGGCGGCGCTGGTCACGCTGATCGTCGGGCAGGTGGGCGTTCTCGGCTCGCGCCATCTGGGGCGCATGGCGGCCTTTGCCGCGCTTGGCTCGGTCGGCACGCTGATGGCCGCGGTGGCGCAGTTCCGCCAGCCGGGGCTGGCCGCGGGGATCTGGTATCTGGCCCATTCGACGCTGGCCTCCGCCGCGCTGTTCCTGGCGGTCGATCTGATCGGCGCGCGGCGCAGCGGGGGCAGCCTCGCGCTGCGCCCGCTGCCGCCGATCGCGCAGGGCGGGATCGTGGGGGCGCTGTTTCTTGCCGCAGCCATCGGCATTGCCGGTTTGCCGCCCCTGTCGGGGTTCCTGGGCAAGCTGGCGATCCTTCAGGCCGTGCGCAACGGGGATGCGCCGGTGCTGATCTGGGCCTGCATGCTCGGCGCCTCGCTGGCGGCGATCTATGGGCTGGCGCGGGCCGGATCGCTGGTATTCTGGCGCGCCCACCAGCAAGGCGTGGCGCCTGCCGTCGAGGGCCGCCCCCGCCCTGATCTGCGCCCCCTGCCCCCGCGGGTCGAGCCGGAGGAGCCGGTGCAGGATCTGCCCGATGCCGCCTCGCCCGCGCTGGCGCTGGCGGCGGCGGCGGCGCTGGTCGCGGCCATGGCGCTGCTGACCATCATGGGCGGGCCGGTGATGCGCTATGCGCAGGAAACCGCCCGCCAGCTGGCCGACCCCGCCGCCTATGTCCAGGCGGTACTGACCGGGCAGGAGGGGACGAAATGATCCGCCGCATCCTGCCCCATCCCCTGCTGTCGCTGGCGGTCGCGCTGGTCTGGATGCTGCTGGTCAACCGCCTGGCCTGGGGCTCGGCCGTGTTCGCGCTGGTGCTGGGGCTGGTGATCCCCGCCGTCACCGCGCCCTATTGGCCCGGACGCCCGCGCATCGGCAGCCCCCTGCGCATCGCAGCCTATGGGCTGATCGTGCTGTGGGACATCATCAAGGCCAACCTGGCAGTGGCGCGGATCGTGCTGTTCATGCCGCGCGCCGCCCTGCGGCCCTGCTGGCTGACAGTGCCGCTGGACCTGACCTCGCCCGAGGCGATCACGGTGCTGGCCTCGACCATCACGCTGACCCCCGGCACCGTTAGCTGCGATCTGTCCGAGGACGGGCGCGCCCTGCTGATCCACTGCCTGCACGCGCCCGATCCGGCCTCGGTCCTGGACGAGATCAAGACCCGTTACGAGGCCCGCCTGAAGGAGATATTCCGGTGACGATCCTGGAACTCGCGCTCGGCTTTGCGATCGGCTGCTATGTGCTGGCGCAGCTGTTCTGCCTTTACCGCGTGGTGATCGCCCCCGGGCTGTCAGACCGGGTGCTGGCACTGGACACCATGACGATCAACATGATCGCCCTGATCACCCTGTTCGGCATCCGCCAGGGCACGGCGATCTATTTCGAGGCGACGATGCTGTTCGCGCTGGTCGGCTTTGTGTCCACCGTCGCCTTTGCCAAGTTCGTGCTGCGCGGGGACATCATCGAATGACCGCGCCGGCCGAGATCGCCATTGCCGCGCTGCTGGTCATCGGCGGCGCCTTCGGCGCGGTGGGCAGCTGGGCGCTGGTGCGCCTGCCCGACCCGATGACGCGCCTGCACGGCCCGACCAAGGCGGCCACGCTGGGCGTGGGCGCGGTGCTGGTCGCATCCATGGCGGCCATGTGGTTTCGCCACGGGATCGTCAGCTGGCATGAACTGCTGGTCGCGCTGTTCCTGTTCGTCACCGCGCCGCTGACGGGGCTGTTCATCGCCAAGGCGCATCTGCACCTGTCCTGGCAGCGGGACGAACTGCCCCGTCCGGGCGCCGATACCGACTGGGCCACCTATGCCGAGCGCGCGGCGGCAAACCCGGCAACCGAAGCAGCCCCCCCGCCCCCGCACCGCCGCTGAGGGGCGCAGCCCCCCTGCACCCGCGGCCGCGCGGACCTGACCCGTTCCGCGATGATGCCGGGCGGCATGGCCCTTGCGCCTTCCCCCTCAGCGGCGGGGATGGGCGGCGCGATGGACGGCCAGCAGATGCGCGTCATCCACGCCGGTATAGACCTGCGTGGTCGAAAGACTGGCATGGCCCAGCAGTTGCTGGATGGTGCGTAGATCGCCCCCTGCCGCCAGCAGATGCGTTGCAAAGCTGTGGCGCAGCGCATGCGGTGTGGCCGTTTCCGGCAGGCCCAGCGACTGACGCAGTGAAACCATCGCCTGCTGCACCGCGCCCGGCGCCAGCCTGCCCCCCCGCACCCCCCGGAACAGGGGCGCGCCGGGCGAGGGGGACCAAGGCGCCAGGCGCAGATATTCCCCCACCGCGGCAGCGGCGACCGGCAGCACCGGCACCACGCGCTCGCGCCCGCCCTTGCCCTTGATGACCAGCGTGTCGCCGAAGGGCCAGTCCTCGCCGTCCAGCGCCAGCGCCTCGGATATGCGCAGGCCAAGGCCGTAAAGCATCGTCAGCACAGCCGCATCACGCGCCGCGACCCAGGGCGTGGGATGGCGCGTGCCCGCCAGCGCCAGCACCGCGCGCGCCTGATCGACAGGAATGGGCCGGGGCAGGCTGCGCCGATAGCGTGGCCCGCGCGCCGAAAGGGCGCGGCTGGCGTCAAAGCCCTCGCGGTCGGACAGCCAGCGCAGAAAGCTTCGCACCGCTGACAGGCGGCGCGCCAGGCTGCGCGGCGACAGGCCGCGGGCGCGCTCGGCCCCGGCAAAGGCGCGCATGTCGGTCTGGGTCAGCGCCGTCAGGGTTCCGGGCAGCGCAGGGGCGCCGTGATAGCCGCCCAGGAAGGACAGGAAGGCCAGCAGGTCACCCTGATAGGCCGTAATGGTATGGGCCGAGCGGCCGCGGACGGCCCGCTCGCCCTCGAGCCATCGGGCCAGCGCATCGGCCATCGCAGGGGCCAGCGCCAGCGGCGGCCCGGTCATTCCCGCAGCCAGCGGATCAGCACCAGCCGGAACACCTGCGCAAAGAACCGCAGCAGGTCGGTCCCGTGCGCGGGCGAAAACCGGGTCGGCTCGAGCGATCCCATCAGCAGCAAGGCCGGGCGCCGGCCGGGGCCGAGGTCGAGCGGCAGCAGCGCCTCGGACGCGACATCGGTGCCGTGAACGGCGCGCGTCTCGGCGCTGGCGCGGCGCAGCACGATATCATCGCCGCGCGGCGCCTTGCGGCCGGCGGCGATCATCCGCGCCACGCTGCCTTCGGGCAGCACGACCAGCGGGCCGGAATCGCCGTCGGGCGCCGCGGCGCCCTGGGCCGATTCCATCACCAGCCTCAGCGTCTCGACCCGCAGGATGGGGGCGGCATCGGTTTCCAGCGTTTCC encodes the following:
- a CDS encoding Na+/H+ antiporter subunit E; translated protein: MIRRILPHPLLSLAVALVWMLLVNRLAWGSAVFALVLGLVIPAVTAPYWPGRPRIGSPLRIAAYGLIVLWDIIKANLAVARIVLFMPRAALRPCWLTVPLDLTSPEAITVLASTITLTPGTVSCDLSEDGRALLIHCLHAPDPASVLDEIKTRYEARLKEIFR
- a CDS encoding K+/H+ antiporter subunit F, coding for MLELALGFAIGCYVLAQLFCLYRVVIAPGLSDRVLALDTMTINMIALITLFGIRQGTAIYFEATMLFALVGFVSTVAFAKFVLRGDIIE
- a CDS encoding Na+/H+ antiporter subunit G; the protein is MTAPAEIAIAALLVIGGAFGAVGSWALVRLPDPMTRLHGPTKAATLGVGAVLVASMAAMWFRHGIVSWHELLVALFLFVTAPLTGLFIAKAHLHLSWQRDELPRPGADTDWATYAERAAANPATEAAPPPPHRR
- a CDS encoding tyrosine recombinase XerC, which produces MTGPPLALAPAMADALARWLEGERAVRGRSAHTITAYQGDLLAFLSFLGGYHGAPALPGTLTALTQTDMRAFAGAERARGLSPRSLARRLSAVRSFLRWLSDREGFDASRALSARGPRYRRSLPRPIPVDQARAVLALAGTRHPTPWVAARDAAVLTMLYGLGLRISEALALDGEDWPFGDTLVIKGKGGRERVVPVLPVAAAAVGEYLRLAPWSPSPGAPLFRGVRGGRLAPGAVQQAMVSLRQSLGLPETATPHALRHSFATHLLAAGGDLRTIQQLLGHASLSTTQVYTGVDDAHLLAVHRAAHPRR
- a CDS encoding DUF484 family protein; this translates as MTQDRPSDAGAPDGISPDGAGPDTAGLDEATRSRLLADPALILGDRALMRALVAAREAELGDNVVDIRGRAMEALERRLDRLESTHESVISAAYENQSGTQVVHRAVLALLEPLDFAAFLETLETDAAPILRVETLRLVMESAQGAAAPDGDSGPLVVLPEGSVARMIAAGRKAPRGDDIVLRRASAETRAVHGTDVASEALLPLDLGPGRRPALLLMGSLEPTRFSPAHGTDLLRFFAQVFRLVLIRWLRE